One genomic segment of Ictalurus punctatus breed USDA103 chromosome 12, Coco_2.0, whole genome shotgun sequence includes these proteins:
- the lnpk gene encoding endoplasmic reticulum junction formation protein lunapark-B isoform X2 — MGAIISRWKAKPSTVELLEELDKEIKDLEEFRGKNQRMQKIWVGRLLFYSATLYLFTCLFVYYLYLPEEWSGRLVTALPLIAFPALVWFARKLLIILFSKRTERNNEKLEDLKSEKRKILEEVMETETYKNAKLILERFDLESKNKAEAEATPVRPQMTPKPGQEVRQRHVAMATPGPMSRPAPPGATPLRTAPGGPPENILGASVSSPALSSSMETPPQMRRSMSPYSPVLGTGMHPPGPPMARPILPRERGAVDRVIEYLVGDGPQNRYALICQQCFSHNGMALKEEFEYLAFRCAYCYFMNPARKTRPRAPRLPEFNFERQLCSESPDLQSSAASNTPEDSDAHEGVTPWSKVHSFSRDHADDVEPAASADKPEPDVDQAPPTSDRGEDLPCSEEGSAPRGEDLPCPEEDTAPRGEDMPRPVEGSTPCEEIESDLSSAAALDAPNAML, encoded by the exons ATGGGAGCCATCATTTCCAGGTGGAAG GCGAAACCTTCCACAGTGGAACTTCTGGAGGAGTTAGATAAG gaAATTAAGGACCTGGAGGAGTTCCGTGGGAAGAACCAGCGCATGCAGAAGATATGGGTTGGCCGACTGCTCTTCTACTCGGCCACTCTGTATCTCTtcacctgtttgtttgtttattacctTTACCTGCCTGAAGAGTGGAGCGGCCGCCTGGTCACCGCTCTGCCTCTGATCGCCTTCCCGGCACT TGTGTGGTTCGCACGCAAGCTGCTCATCATCCTCTTCTCCAAACGCACAGAAAGAAACA ATGAAAAATTAGAGGACCTAAagtcagagaaaagaaaaata CTTGAAGAGGTGATGGAAACCGAGACCTACAAAAATGCCAAGTTGATTCTGGAGAGATTCGACCTGGAGTCAAAGAACAAAGCG GAAGCGGAAGCTACTCCGGTTCGACCCCAAATGACTCCCAAACCAGGACAAG AGGTTCGGCAACGTCATGTTGCCATGGCCACGCCTGGGCCCATGTCCCGCCCCGCGCCACCTGGAGCCACTCCCCTCCGCACTGCCCCTGGTGGCCCTCCTGAGAATATCCTCGGAGCTTCAGTATCAAGTCCAGCACTGAGCAGCAGCATGGAGACGCCGCCGCAAATGAGGAGGAGTATGAGCCCTTATTCACCTGTGCTGGGAACAG GCATGCACCCCCCAGGTCCGCCCATGGCGCGACCCATCCTCCCCCGAGAGCGCGGTGCAGTGGACCGGGTCATCGAGTACCTAGTGGGAGATGGACCTCAAAACAG aTACGCTCTGATTTGTCAGCAATGTTTCTCACATAATGGTATGGCCTTGAAGGAGGAGTTTGAATATTTAG CCTTTCGCTGTGCCTACTGCTACTTCATGAACCCAGCGAGGAAGACTCGGCCACGAGCCCCCAGACTCCCCGAGTTCAACTTTGAACGCCAACTCTGCTCAGAGTCCCCTGACCTACAATCCTCAGCGGCATCAAACACTCCAGAGGATAGCGATGCCCATGAAg GTGTTACACCATGGAGCAAAGTTCACAGTTTCAGCCGAGACCACGCAG ATGACGTGGAGCCCGCTGCCTCTGCCGACAAACCAGAGCCGGATGTAGACCAGGCCCCGCCCACTAGTGACAGAGGAGAGGATTTGCCCTGCTCTGAGGAAGGCTCTGCCCCCAGAGGAGAGGACTTGCCCTGCCCTGAAGAAGACACCGCCCCAAGAGGTGAGGACATGCCCCGCCCTGTGGAAGGCTCCACCCCCTGTGAGGAAATAGAATCCGATCTAAGTTCAGCTGCAGCTCTGGATGCTCCAAATGCTATGCTTTGA
- the lnpk gene encoding endoplasmic reticulum junction formation protein lunapark-B isoform X3, with translation MGAIISRWKAKPSTVELLEELDKEIKDLEEFRGKNQRMQKIWVGRLLFYSATLYLFTCLFVYYLYLPEEWSGRLVTALPLIAFPALVWFARKLLIILFSKRTERNNEKLEDLKSEKRKILEEVMETETYKNAKLILERFDLESKNKAEAEATPVRPQMTPKPGQEVRQRHVAMATPGPMSRPAPPGATPLRTAPGGPPENILGASVSSPALSSSMETPPQMRRSMSPYSPVLGTGMHPPGPPMARPILPRERGAVDRVIEYLVGDGPQNRYALICQQCFSHNGMALKEEFEYLAFRCAYCYFMNPARKTRPRAPRLPEFNFERQLCSESPDLQSSAASNTPEDSDAHEDDVEPAASADKPEPDVDQAPPTSDRGEDLPCSEEGSAPRGEDLPCPEEDTAPRGEDMPRPVEGSTPCEEIESDLSSAAALDAPNAML, from the exons ATGGGAGCCATCATTTCCAGGTGGAAG GCGAAACCTTCCACAGTGGAACTTCTGGAGGAGTTAGATAAG gaAATTAAGGACCTGGAGGAGTTCCGTGGGAAGAACCAGCGCATGCAGAAGATATGGGTTGGCCGACTGCTCTTCTACTCGGCCACTCTGTATCTCTtcacctgtttgtttgtttattacctTTACCTGCCTGAAGAGTGGAGCGGCCGCCTGGTCACCGCTCTGCCTCTGATCGCCTTCCCGGCACT TGTGTGGTTCGCACGCAAGCTGCTCATCATCCTCTTCTCCAAACGCACAGAAAGAAACA ATGAAAAATTAGAGGACCTAAagtcagagaaaagaaaaata CTTGAAGAGGTGATGGAAACCGAGACCTACAAAAATGCCAAGTTGATTCTGGAGAGATTCGACCTGGAGTCAAAGAACAAAGCG GAAGCGGAAGCTACTCCGGTTCGACCCCAAATGACTCCCAAACCAGGACAAG AGGTTCGGCAACGTCATGTTGCCATGGCCACGCCTGGGCCCATGTCCCGCCCCGCGCCACCTGGAGCCACTCCCCTCCGCACTGCCCCTGGTGGCCCTCCTGAGAATATCCTCGGAGCTTCAGTATCAAGTCCAGCACTGAGCAGCAGCATGGAGACGCCGCCGCAAATGAGGAGGAGTATGAGCCCTTATTCACCTGTGCTGGGAACAG GCATGCACCCCCCAGGTCCGCCCATGGCGCGACCCATCCTCCCCCGAGAGCGCGGTGCAGTGGACCGGGTCATCGAGTACCTAGTGGGAGATGGACCTCAAAACAG aTACGCTCTGATTTGTCAGCAATGTTTCTCACATAATGGTATGGCCTTGAAGGAGGAGTTTGAATATTTAG CCTTTCGCTGTGCCTACTGCTACTTCATGAACCCAGCGAGGAAGACTCGGCCACGAGCCCCCAGACTCCCCGAGTTCAACTTTGAACGCCAACTCTGCTCAGAGTCCCCTGACCTACAATCCTCAGCGGCATCAAACACTCCAGAGGATAGCGATGCCCATGAAg ATGACGTGGAGCCCGCTGCCTCTGCCGACAAACCAGAGCCGGATGTAGACCAGGCCCCGCCCACTAGTGACAGAGGAGAGGATTTGCCCTGCTCTGAGGAAGGCTCTGCCCCCAGAGGAGAGGACTTGCCCTGCCCTGAAGAAGACACCGCCCCAAGAGGTGAGGACATGCCCCGCCCTGTGGAAGGCTCCACCCCCTGTGAGGAAATAGAATCCGATCTAAGTTCAGCTGCAGCTCTGGATGCTCCAAATGCTATGCTTTGA
- the atp5mc3b gene encoding ATP synthase membrane subunit c locus 3b yields MYACAKFVSSSALVRSGSRALYRPLSASVLSRPDGKSAEACPVLLPQSAVSQVALRGFQTSAVSRDIDTAAKFIGAGAATVGVAGSGAGIGTVFGSLIIGYARNPSLKQQLFSYAILGFALSEAMGLFCLMVAFLILFAM; encoded by the exons ATGTACGCCTGCGCTAAATTCGTGTCCTCCTCTGCACTG GTCCGCTCTGGCTCGAGGGCGCTGTACAGACCCCTCTCTGCCTCCGTGCTGTCCAGGCCAGATGGCAAATCTGCAGAG GCCTGCCCAGTCCTCCTGCCTCAGAGCGCCGTATCCCAGGTCGCACTGAGGGGCTTCCAGACCAGCGCAGTGAGCCGTGACATCGACACAGCCGCCAAGTTCATCGGCGCCGGAGCTGCCACAGTCGGAGTGGCCGGATCAGGAGCTGGAATCGGGACTGTGTTCGGAAGCCTGATCATCGGATATGCCAG GAACCCGTCTCTGAAGCAGCAGCTGTTCTCCTACGCCATCCTGGGGTTCGCTCTGTCCGAGGCCATGGGGCTGTTCTGTTTGATGGTTGCTTTCCTCATCCTGTTCGCCATGTAA
- the lnpk gene encoding endoplasmic reticulum junction formation protein lunapark-B isoform X1, with protein sequence MGAIISRWKAKPSTVELLEELDKEIKDLEEFRGKNQRMQKIWVGRLLFYSATLYLFTCLFVYYLYLPEEWSGRLVTALPLIAFPALVWFARKLLIILFSKRTERNNEKLEDLKSEKRKILEEVMETETYKNAKLILERFDLESKNKAEAEATPVRPQMTPKPGQEVRQRHVAMATPGPMSRPAPPGATPLRTAPGGPPENILGASVSSPALSSSMETPPQMRRSMSPYSPVLGTGMHPPGPPMARPILPRERGAVDRVIEYLVGDGPQNRYALICQQCFSHNGMALKEEFEYLAFRCAYCYFMNPARKTRPRAPRLPEFNFERQLCSESPDLQSSAASNTPEDSDAHEENVMSSRHPHSSLGVTPWSKVHSFSRDHADDVEPAASADKPEPDVDQAPPTSDRGEDLPCSEEGSAPRGEDLPCPEEDTAPRGEDMPRPVEGSTPCEEIESDLSSAAALDAPNAML encoded by the exons ATGGGAGCCATCATTTCCAGGTGGAAG GCGAAACCTTCCACAGTGGAACTTCTGGAGGAGTTAGATAAG gaAATTAAGGACCTGGAGGAGTTCCGTGGGAAGAACCAGCGCATGCAGAAGATATGGGTTGGCCGACTGCTCTTCTACTCGGCCACTCTGTATCTCTtcacctgtttgtttgtttattacctTTACCTGCCTGAAGAGTGGAGCGGCCGCCTGGTCACCGCTCTGCCTCTGATCGCCTTCCCGGCACT TGTGTGGTTCGCACGCAAGCTGCTCATCATCCTCTTCTCCAAACGCACAGAAAGAAACA ATGAAAAATTAGAGGACCTAAagtcagagaaaagaaaaata CTTGAAGAGGTGATGGAAACCGAGACCTACAAAAATGCCAAGTTGATTCTGGAGAGATTCGACCTGGAGTCAAAGAACAAAGCG GAAGCGGAAGCTACTCCGGTTCGACCCCAAATGACTCCCAAACCAGGACAAG AGGTTCGGCAACGTCATGTTGCCATGGCCACGCCTGGGCCCATGTCCCGCCCCGCGCCACCTGGAGCCACTCCCCTCCGCACTGCCCCTGGTGGCCCTCCTGAGAATATCCTCGGAGCTTCAGTATCAAGTCCAGCACTGAGCAGCAGCATGGAGACGCCGCCGCAAATGAGGAGGAGTATGAGCCCTTATTCACCTGTGCTGGGAACAG GCATGCACCCCCCAGGTCCGCCCATGGCGCGACCCATCCTCCCCCGAGAGCGCGGTGCAGTGGACCGGGTCATCGAGTACCTAGTGGGAGATGGACCTCAAAACAG aTACGCTCTGATTTGTCAGCAATGTTTCTCACATAATGGTATGGCCTTGAAGGAGGAGTTTGAATATTTAG CCTTTCGCTGTGCCTACTGCTACTTCATGAACCCAGCGAGGAAGACTCGGCCACGAGCCCCCAGACTCCCCGAGTTCAACTTTGAACGCCAACTCTGCTCAGAGTCCCCTGACCTACAATCCTCAGCGGCATCAAACACTCCAGAGGATAGCGATGCCCATGAAg aAAATGTAATGTCGAGTCGTCACCCCCATTCCTCACTAGGTGTTACACCATGGAGCAAAGTTCACAGTTTCAGCCGAGACCACGCAG ATGACGTGGAGCCCGCTGCCTCTGCCGACAAACCAGAGCCGGATGTAGACCAGGCCCCGCCCACTAGTGACAGAGGAGAGGATTTGCCCTGCTCTGAGGAAGGCTCTGCCCCCAGAGGAGAGGACTTGCCCTGCCCTGAAGAAGACACCGCCCCAAGAGGTGAGGACATGCCCCGCCCTGTGGAAGGCTCCACCCCCTGTGAGGAAATAGAATCCGATCTAAGTTCAGCTGCAGCTCTGGATGCTCCAAATGCTATGCTTTGA